A part of Citrifermentans bremense genomic DNA contains:
- the ftsH gene encoding ATP-dependent zinc metalloprotease FtsH: MNQQAWRTILFMMLAAILFNMGYSYLLRDAQQSAEISYSRFRSELAGNNLKKVRFKGTAVRGEFLKKILVSNTVQGKEVTREVGAFSTTMPAPADPALIAELTAHKVEIIAASTEASPLMSFLLSILPWLLIIGVWWYIARNVRNQMGSGGMFGSFAKSGAKMYGTGEKVNVTFDDVAGMENSKLELKEIVDYLKEPEKFRRVGGKVPKGVLLVGPPGTGKTLLARAVAGEAGVNFFTISASQFIEMFVGVGASRVRDLFTSAKKGAPSIIFIDEIDAVGRSRGTGLGGGHDEREQTLNQLLSEMDGFDQHEEVIVLAATNRPDVLDPALLRPGRFDRHVVIERPDWRDREKILRVHTRKIAMAEGIDFVIIAKGTPGMTGADLENLVNEAAILASREGAAAVTMAHLEQAKDKLLMGGERKMVISDNEKRITAYHEAGHTLIATLLPGTDPIHKVTIIPHGMALGITQQLPEDDRYYYPRSYLENRLSVALGGRAAERLVFGEVSTGAKSDLKMVTDLAEKMVCQWGMSEKIGPVVFTRGEEHPFLGLKLAEEKGFSEAMAWRIDQEIIALIRQCEKVADRLLAEHRARLDALAKALQEEETLDGARVEEVLHPVRRVVPDQ; encoded by the coding sequence ATGAACCAACAAGCCTGGCGTACGATTCTTTTTATGATGTTGGCTGCGATCCTGTTCAATATGGGTTACAGCTACCTGCTGCGCGATGCACAGCAGAGTGCCGAGATAAGCTACAGCCGCTTTCGCAGCGAACTTGCCGGCAACAATCTGAAAAAGGTCCGGTTCAAGGGGACGGCCGTCCGCGGTGAATTCCTGAAGAAGATTCTGGTGTCCAACACGGTACAGGGGAAAGAGGTCACGCGGGAAGTGGGTGCCTTCTCCACCACCATGCCGGCGCCGGCCGATCCGGCGCTCATTGCGGAACTGACTGCTCACAAGGTGGAGATCATCGCCGCTTCCACCGAAGCATCGCCCCTGATGTCTTTTCTCCTGTCGATCCTTCCCTGGCTGCTGATAATTGGCGTCTGGTGGTACATCGCCCGCAACGTCCGTAACCAGATGGGCTCCGGGGGGATGTTCGGCAGCTTCGCCAAATCCGGAGCAAAGATGTACGGCACCGGGGAGAAGGTCAATGTCACCTTTGACGATGTGGCCGGCATGGAGAACAGCAAACTGGAGCTGAAGGAAATCGTCGACTACCTGAAGGAACCTGAGAAGTTTCGTCGCGTTGGGGGCAAGGTGCCGAAGGGGGTACTGCTGGTGGGGCCTCCGGGCACCGGGAAGACCCTGCTGGCGCGGGCGGTGGCGGGAGAGGCGGGGGTCAACTTCTTTACCATCTCCGCATCCCAGTTCATAGAGATGTTTGTAGGGGTCGGCGCCAGCCGAGTCCGGGACCTTTTCACCAGTGCCAAGAAGGGTGCGCCGAGTATCATCTTCATCGACGAGATCGATGCCGTCGGGCGCAGCCGCGGCACCGGCTTGGGTGGCGGCCATGACGAACGGGAGCAGACGCTGAATCAGCTTCTGTCCGAAATGGACGGTTTTGACCAGCACGAGGAGGTGATCGTGTTAGCAGCAACTAACCGCCCCGATGTGCTCGATCCGGCGTTGCTGCGCCCTGGCCGCTTCGACCGGCATGTAGTGATCGAACGGCCGGACTGGCGGGACCGGGAAAAAATACTCAGGGTTCATACGCGCAAGATCGCGATGGCCGAAGGAATCGATTTCGTAATTATCGCCAAGGGGACTCCCGGAATGACCGGCGCCGACCTGGAGAACCTGGTCAACGAGGCGGCCATTCTTGCTTCGCGGGAGGGGGCCGCCGCAGTCACCATGGCCCACCTGGAGCAGGCCAAGGACAAGCTCCTGATGGGTGGCGAACGCAAAATGGTCATTTCTGACAACGAGAAGCGGATCACCGCCTACCATGAGGCAGGGCATACCCTGATTGCCACGCTGCTCCCCGGAACGGATCCGATCCACAAGGTAACGATCATACCCCACGGGATGGCGCTGGGGATCACCCAGCAACTCCCAGAGGATGACCGCTACTATTACCCCCGGAGCTATCTGGAAAACCGCCTCAGTGTCGCCTTGGGGGGGAGGGCTGCCGAGCGGCTTGTCTTTGGAGAAGTCTCCACCGGCGCCAAGAGTGACCTGAAAATGGTTACCGATCTGGCCGAGAAGATGGTCTGTCAGTGGGGGATGAGCGAAAAGATCGGGCCGGTTGTATTTACCCGCGGCGAAGAGCATCCCTTCCTGGGGCTTAAGCTGGCCGAGGAAAAGGGATTTTCGGAGGCGATGGCCTGGAGGATCGACCAGGAGATCATTGCGCTGATCCGGCAATGCGAAAAGGTTGCTGATCGGCTGCTGGCGGAGCACCGAGCCCGTCTGGACGCCTTGGCGAAAGCCCTGCAGGAAGAGGAGACCCTTGACGGTGCCCGGGTGGAGGAGGTCCTTCACCCCGTCCGCCGCGTAGTACCAGATCAGTAA